A region of Oncorhynchus keta strain PuntledgeMale-10-30-2019 unplaced genomic scaffold, Oket_V2 Un_scaffold_17943_pilon_pilon, whole genome shotgun sequence DNA encodes the following proteins:
- the LOC127927826 gene encoding protein SPT2 homolog, with translation MQSLVNREYRRELRGPWVEDLRGGCVVAFPHHMGAAHQEVQDLVQMGEGSGEPLVQMGEGSGEPLVQMGEGSGEPLVQMGEGSGEPLVQVGEGSGEPLVQVGEGSGEPLVQVGEGSGEPLVQMGEGSGEPLVQVGEGSGEPLVQMGEGSGEPLVQMGEGSGEPLVQVGEGSGEPLVQVGEGSGEPLVQVGEGSGEPLVQVGEGSGEPLVQVGEGSGEPLVQMGEGSGEPLVQMGEGSGEPLVQMGEGSGEPLVQMGEGSGEPLVQMVEGSGEPLVQMGEGSGEPLVQMGEGSGEPLVQMVEGSGEPLVQMGEGSGEPLVQMGEGSGEPLVQMVEGSGEPLVQMGEGSGEPLVQMGEGSGEPLVQVGEGSGEPLVQMGEGSGEPLVQMVEGSGEPLVQMGRAVGSLLSRWERAVGSL, from the coding sequence ATGCAgtcgttggtgaacagggagtacaggagggaactgaggGGCCCCTGGGTTGAGGATctgcgtggcggatgtgttgttgcctttcCTCACCAtatgggggcggcccatcaggaagtccaggatcttgtccagatgggagagggcagtggggagcctcttgtccagatgggagagggcagtggggagcctcttgtccagatgggagagggcagtggggagcctcttgtccagatgggagagggcagtggggagcctcttgtccaggtgggagagggcagtggggagcctcttgtccaggtaggagagggCAGTGGGGagcctcttgtccaggtgggagagggcagtggggagcctcttgtccagatgggagagggcagtggggagcctcttgtccaggtaggagagggCAGTGGGgagcctcttgtccagatgggagagggcagtggggagcctcttgtccagatgggagagggcagtggggagcctcttgtccaggtaggagagggCAGTGGGGagcctcttgtccaggtgggagagggcagtggggagcctcttgtccaggtaggagagggCAGTGGGGAgcctcttgtccaggtaggagagggCAGTGGGGAgcctcttgtccaggtaggagagggCAGTGGGgagcctcttgtccagatgggagagggcagtggggagcctcttgtccagatgggggaGGGCAGTGGGgagcctcttgtccagatgggagagggcagtgggGAGCCTCTAGTCcagatgggagagggcagtgggGAGCCTCTAGTCCAGATGGTAGAGGGCAGTGGGgagcctcttgtccagatgggagagggcagtgggGAGCCTCTAGTCcagatgggagagggcagtgggGAGCCTCTAGTCCAGATGGTAGAGGGCAGTGGGgagcctcttgtccagatgggagagggcagtgggGAGCCTCTAGTCcagatgggagagggcagtgggGAGCCTCTAGTCCAGATGGTAGAGGGCAGTGGGgagcctcttgtccagatgggagagggcagtgggGAGCCTCTAGTCcagatgggagagggcagtggggagcctcttgtccaggtaggagagggCAGTGGGgagcctcttgtccagatgggagagggcagtgggGAGCCTCTAGTCCAGATGGTAGAGGGCAGTGGGgagcctcttgtccagatggggagGGCAGTGGGgagcctcttgtccagatgggagagggcagtgggGAGCCTCTAG